The Geomonas agri genome contains the following window.
CACTGGAGCTCAGAAAAAGTCGTTAACAAGGAGGAAGAAATATTATGGGACTGCGAACCTTGATGACTGTAACGGCCGCACTGGCGATGCTAGCCTCGTCACACTCTTCGTTGGCCGCACAGGGCAAAACGGCGGATAGCAAAGCGATCGAGCGTGGGCGCTACCTGGTCCGCATAGGGGGGTGCAACGACTGTCACACGAGCGGCTATGCCTTGGGGACCGGCAAGATCGCCGAGGAGCATTGGCTCACCGGTGATCAACTGGGGTGGAAAGGCCCGTGGGGCACCACCTACCCCGCCAACCTCAGGACGTTCATCCCGCAGATGTCGGAAAGGCAATGGATTGACTTCGCCCGGAGCACTGAGACCCGACCGCCCATGCCATGGTACGACCTGCGCGCAATGTCCAAGGAGGACCTGCGCGCCATCTACCGTTATGTCAAAGCGGCGGGGGCGCGGGGCGATGCGGCGCCCACTTATGTACCGCCGGGCGAGGAACCCAAGGGTCCCTATATCCTGTTCCCAACGCCGCCCAAGCAATAACCTCATCACCCCCAGGCGGGAGTACACACTCCCGCCTTCTTTCCCCTTTTCTCTTCCCCCAGCCTCAGCATGCTGGTTCCGCCAGCTAGCCATCTATTCATCATTGACTTTGCGCCAGCTACCGGTGTATTAAAACGAAATTCTTAAGGGCGTCCCATGGAGATACCGATGCTCGAACACCCCGGCAAGCAAGCATCTCGCGCCGCGGTCTGCCGCACACCGGACGGCCGCATCACCATTTTCGAGATCGCTCCGGACCAGGCGCGGGCAGCCACGGCCGTGGGGCTGAAGCCGCTCAACACGCTACCCGATGTCGGCAAGATCCCCCGCGAAACGGTAGGAAACACCGGAATACGGAGACAGTATGACTTCCACGAGCGTTAACTCACAGGCCACATTGCGGCAGGTACTGGGCCTCCCGGTGATCGTGGCCGCCCTCGGCTACTTCGTCGATATCTACGACCTGGTGCTGTTCAGCATCGTCCGGGTGCCGAGTCTCAAGGGGATCGGTCTGGCGGGACAGGAACTAATCGACAAAGGCGTGTTCCTGCTCAACATGCAGATGGCCGGCATGCTGCTGGGGGGGATTCTCTGGGGTATCCTCGGCGACCGCAAGGGACGGCTAAAGATCATGTTCGGCTCGATCTTCATCTACTCGCTGGCGAACCTCGCCAACGCCACCGTGCACTCCATCGAGGCATACGCCCTGCTCCGCTTCCTGGCCGGCGTCGGCTTGGCTGGCGAACTGGGCGCCGGCATCACGCTGGTCTCCGAGGTGCTGCATCGCTCCATCAGGGGGTACGGCACCATGATCGTAGCCACGGTAGGCGTCTCCGGCGCGATCCTCGCCAACTTTGTCGCTAAGCAGTTCGACTGGCGCACCGCCTTCGTCATCGGCGGCGTGCTCGGGCTCATGCTCCTGGTGCTCCGTCTCAGCGTGGCGGAATCCGGCATGTTCAAGGGGATGGAGTCGCGTGAGATGTCCAAGGGGAACTTCCTGGCCCTGTTCACCTCGCGGGACCGCTTCGGGCGCTTCCTGCACTCGATCCTGATTGGCCTCCCTTCCTGGTTCGTGGTCGGGGTGCTGATCACCTTCTCCCCCGAGTTCGCCAAGGTGCTCAACGTGCAGGGGTCGATCAGCGCGGGTAACGCGGTCATGTACTGCTACCTCGGCCTCGTGGGCGGGGACCTGGCCAGCGGAGTGCTGAGCCAGTTGTTGCAAAGCCGCAAGAAGGTGGTGCTCCTGTTCCTGCTCATCACCGTCGTCGCCGTAGCCGTCTACTTCTCCGCCTCCGGGGTCAGCGCCGGTGCTTTCTATGCCATCTGCTGTCTGCTCGGTTTCGGCATCGGCTACTGGGCCATCTTCGTCACCGTCGCCGCCGAGCAGTTCGGCACCAACCTGCGCGCCACGGTTGCCACCTCGGTCCCCAACTTTGTGCGCGGCATGACCATTCCCATCACCATGCTGTTCCAGGTGGCGCGCAAGAGCCTCGGCATCGAGACCGGCGCCATCGTGGTCGGCGTGCTCACCCTGGTCATCGCGCTCTTCTCGCTATCGCGGCTGCACGAAACCTTCCACAAGGATCTGGACTACTTTGAGGAGTTCATCTGAGCGAAGCGACGACACACCAGAGTAGACAAACCATGACAACCGACCAGAACCGGCACCTGTTGCGCACCTCCCTCGTCACTGCGATCGCCCCCTGTATCTGGGGCAGCACCTACATCGTGACCACGCAGATGCTTCCCCCAAACCACCCGCTCACCGCGGCACTTTTGCGGGTGCTCCCCATCGGCCTGGTCATGATCGCCCTGCAGCGCCGCGCCCCAACGGAAGAGTGGTGGGGGCGGCTGTTGCTGCTGGGCCTTATGAACATCGGTGTTTTCCAGGCGCTCCTTTTCATCGCTGCGTACCGGCTCCCCGGTGGGGTGGCCGCAACCGTGATTGCGACCCAGCCACTGGCGGTCATCGTGCTCTCCCGGCCGTTATTGGGCAGTACCCCCACGCGCCTTGCCTGGATCGCAGCCGGCACCGGCGTCATCGGCGTCGCGCTATTAGTGCTCACCCCGGCCGCCCGGCTGGATGCCATCGGCCTCGCCGCGGCCTTCGCCGGGGCTGGATGCATGGCCCTGGGCACCGTGCTCACTAAACGCTGGTCCGCAACGCCTCTCCCCATCGCCGCCTTCACCGGGTGGCAGTTGGTCTTCGGCGGCCTGTTCCTGCTCCCCTTCGCACTTTTCTTCGAAGAGCCGCTTATCAGCCTGACCGTCAAGAACGTGATTGGGTATGCCTACCTGGGCATCTTCGGCACCGGTATTACCTACATGATCTTCTTTTGGGGGATTAAGCGTTTGCAGCCTTCTGCAGTCTCCCTGCTTGGGCTTTTGAGCCCGGTCATGGCGACGGCGCTCGGATTCCTGGTGCTGGGGCAGAGCCTCACGCCCCTGCAGATTGTTGGTGGGGTGCTGGTGTTGTGGAGTATCTGGGCGGGTCAGCGGCCGGCGCCGGCAAAGCACTAGCCGCGAAGGTCAAGGAAGTCCTTGAGTTGGGACAAAGTGGGTAGAGCCGCGCGGCCGCCCAAGGCGGCCGTGTTCAAGGCGCCGACGGCGGAGGCGTAGCGGGCCGACTCCTTAAGGGAAAGCCCTTGGGCAAGCCCGAAGAGAAAGCCGCCGTGGTAGGCGTCTCCGGCGCCAGTGGTATCGACCACCTGCTCGACGGGGTACGCCGGTTGATGAAAAAACTTGCCGTCACGGGATAGCAGAAAACTCCCCCGCGTCCCGCTGGTGATCCCCACCACCTTGGGGCCGTACTGCAGAAGCGCCTGCGCCGCCTGTTCAAGTGACGATGCCCCGGTGCAGCTCTCGGCGTATTCCTCGGCAACGATGCAGATGTCCACCAGCGGCAGCAGTTCGCAGTGTTCCGGACGGAAACGGTGCGATCCGCCGTCGAAGGAGACCAGCACACCGGCTTCCCGCGCCACCTGGGCCGCCTCTAGGCAGGCCTGCCAGTGCCGCCCGTTCAGGTGCAGGATCTTCGCTTCCCGGATCATGCACAGATTTAGCTTTTCAAAGGGAAGTTCGCCGGAGGTCCCCGGCGCGAAGGTGATGGCGCGGTCGCCGTCGCGCTGTCTGACCAGGATGCTTGCCTGAGAAGACGTGCTGCCGGCGTCGATGACCATCCCCGCCGTGTCCACCCCTTCCGCTTTCAATTCCTCGACGATCATGCGGCCGATCAGGTCGTCGCCCACCAGGTCCAGCATCGCGGTGCGCGCGCCCAGGCGCGCCAGTGCAACCAGCGCCGTGGCTACCGGGCCTCCCCCGGCCAGGGCCGAGGCATGTGCCCGCTGTACTAGTTCGCCTCCCGGCAGTTCATCAACCACCATGAGCAGGTCCATGGTGCAGACGCCCAGTCCCACGACATCGTATTTCATAGCGCCGCCTTTCTCAGAGTGCCCACGTCGGATGATTCTTCACAGAAGTCGAGGAAGCGTTGCCCCCTCTACCTGTTACAGGTGAACCTTCGTCCCCATCGAAGCGTTGTTCGGAGAACTCACGAACCATGTAGGACTTACCCTACAAAGCGCTGCACGAGCCTAACGTCCCCCCCTTTGCAAAGGGGGGACAGGGGGGATTTTAGCAGCTCTACCCTCAACATCATATGCAGAAATCCAGCACATCCTCCTGCCGCGCCCCTGCCTCCTCCACCTTCTTGAGCACGTCCGCGAGCGTGGTGCCGTCCAGGATGCGCGCCATCTCGTCGCGCACGTCCTTCATGACCAGCCTGATACCGCAGGTCGCCTCGTTGCCGCACTCCGTGCACCTTGCGTAGGCCATCTCGCTGACACATGGGACCGGCGCCAGCGGCCCTTCCATGATGCGTATCGCCTGTCCGAAAGTGATCTTATGCGGCGGCCGCCCCAGGTAGTACCCCCCTCCCCTCCCCTTGCGGCTCTGCAGAATGCCGCAGTTCTTCAGGTTGAGCAGGATGTTCTCCAGGAACTTCTTTGGAATCCTCTCGTCTCGGGCCAGGTCCGCGATCAGTATCGGCCCACGGTCGTACTTTTGCGCAAGGTATATCAAGGCCTTCAGGCCGTACTTCGTTTTCTTGGATATCACGCTTTCCTCTTATATCTTCAGCCCGAGCACGGGCCAGATGAACACGACGCTCCCCATGAACAAGAGCCACGAGATAGCCATTACCACGGCGCCTGCCACAATGATGTCCCGGCTCTTGAGGTACCCTGAAGCGTAGGCGATGGCGGTGGCCGGGGTACCCATGGGAAGGCAGTAGGCGAGCCCCGCAGGGAGCGCGATGGAGAGCGTCATCACCTTGGGATCCATCCCCGTGGTCTGGCACAGCCCCATTCCCACCGGCATCAGGATCGCTACCACCGCCGCATGGCTGATGCATTCCGTTACCAGGATGGCCACCAGCGAGATCACCGCGATCACAGCCAGCGGCGCATGAGCATGGTCACCCATCCCCTTTTTCACCACCCACACCGCCGCCCCCGTCTTCTCCAGCGCCGAGGCCAGCGCGATGGTGCCGCCGTACATCAGGATGATGCCCCAGTTGACGTACTCCTCGATCAGCTGCCAGGAGATCACCTTGAAGGTGAACAGCGCGGCCGCCCCGAGAATGGCGATGGCTGCCAGCCCGGTCTTCTCACCAAGGAACATCCAGCCGGCGACGGTGACGGCCATGACCAGGGCGGTGAGGATCTCGTCGTAGCTGATCTTCCCCATTTCCAGGCGTTTGCCGTTGAGGAACTTAAGTCCCACTTCAACGTCGTCCAGGTCGGGGGGGAAGAACTTGAGCAGGATGACGAACCCCAGGACCAGCAGTGGCAACACGATCATGCAGGCCGCGGTGGACCACTCGACGAAGCTGAAATGAAGCCCGGTGGCCTCCCTGAGCAGTCCGGCGGCAAGCGGCGCGCGCGCGCCGCCCAGGAAGGTGGCGATGCCGCCGATGATGCACCCCCAGGCCATGGACATGAACAGCAGGCGCCCGAAGCTGCTCTTCCCCTTTTCAAGCTTCAGTGCCGTGGCCAGTTCGGTCACCACCGGAAAGAGCATGGCCGCTACGGCGTGTTCGCTCATGATAAAGGAGAGAAAGGCGGACAGCAAAAAGACGGTCAGGGCAAGCCGCGCCGGCGTCCTGCCGAACCTGGCCAGCATGGCGCGCGCGATACGGGCGGAGATACCGGTCCCGGTCAGCGCGGCAGCGAGGATGAAGGCGCCCAGGATGAAAAACACCGACTCGTTGCCGAACATGGAGTAGGTCTTCTTGGCGTCCATGATGCCCAAAAGCGGCAGCATCACCATGGAGAGCAGCGCGGTAACGGCAATCGGCAGCAGTCCAGAAATCCAGAAGAAAACGGTGGCGCCGAAGAGCACCAGCGAGCGGTACCCTTCCACGGTAAGCCCTTCGGGCGGTGCCAGGCGGATCAGGACGCCGATCACCAGCGCGACCGCGGCCATGACCTGGTAGCGCGCTGTGCGGTCCAGAACGATAAGCCACAAGGGGCGGTTGTCGATTTTAAGCGGTTTGTCCAGGAAGTGCTTAGATTCCATCTGTTGGCGGGCGCCCTCGTTGCTCAATTTCAATGACCGGTTCCCTAATTAGAGCCCGGAGGATTCGTAAGATTCTGCCACTTCTTTGACGCGCAGCAACCGGCGCAGGTCGGAACCGGCCAGGAGCCTGCGGTCCTCGATGCTGTCGATGACCCCCCGCAGGATCCCCTTGGGCGCGGCGGGCGCGAAGGGGGAAATCAGATAAACGAGAGGTATCAGGGGCTTAATCAGCGCCCTGTTCTGCAGCCACCCGCGCTGCAGGTGCTGGAAAACCTTGGTGAGGTGCTCGGCCGGGACAGCGGCTGCATCAGCGGTAAGCTGCACCAGCGGCACGATTTCTCGCTCCAGTAGTGCATCGATGCCGGCCACGGTTGAATCGGCAGGCTCGCTCCCTGCGTCGAGCGACGATACCACCGACCACCGCGGGAACACAGTACGCGCGTAATTGAGGGAACGGATGCGCTCCTCCAGTTGCGAGCCGAACTCCCTGGGACGGGCATGATCATACACGTGCAGCGGGATGTCGAGGATGTCGACGCCGGCTGCATAGGCACGCTCCACGGCTCGCTGCGAGGCGCCATAATCGACCCTGCCCACAAGGTAGGCGTTGAAGTTTTTCTTGATTTGCCGGGCCAGGCTTTCGGCTTGGACAAAGCGATCTTCGTTGCCGAAGGTGAGGTGAAAGAGCGCCGCGTTGCTCTGGTAATGACTCTCGTACAGCGTCTCTATGGTCTGCCGCTCAGGGAGATCCCCCCCCACGAAAAAGACGTTGGCTTCACGCCGCAGCTGTTCGGGGGAATACGGGACGGCCCGGGTGACGAGCTCCCGCATTTTTTTCTGGTCAATCCTCATTGATGGTGCTCCCCCTGGTAAGCCAAACATACATCACGGCGCTGTGCGCTTTTGGCAACCATACAAAATCAAACCAAAACAGTCAACAAAAAATAATGCATTACCCATCACTGTACTAGACTAAAGTAATCAGTCGTGATCCTTGGTACTTACAGCGTCATGGGTAGTATACGGTGCTCTGGTTTGCACTACGGGCTGCTCCCTCTCGAGACAACTTGATTAACTGAAACCATTCTCATTGACTTGCCGTCACGGACGCGCTATAGAAAATGGGCGCCACGGCTGCAGACAACGGACGGTAAGTCGTCGGAGATACTGCGTTGCGTAGCGGCGAAACCTTGTTATCCTCATTAACAATCCACCCCCCTGCTGTCGCACCTGCGGCGGCGTACAAGGCTCTCATGATATCTCGCATTGACCATCTCAACATCGTGGTACGCGATCTGGAAGCGGCGACCTCTTTTTTTGTCCTGCTTGGGTTTACTACCGGCATCAGTTCCGACCTCGACACCGACTTTCTCGAGAAGCTGACCGGTGTGCGTTGCGCGGGTGGGAGGTTCACTGCGCTGCACCACCCGTCTTCCGATCTT
Protein-coding sequences here:
- a CDS encoding RrF2 family transcriptional regulator, which codes for MISKKTKYGLKALIYLAQKYDRGPILIADLARDERIPKKFLENILLNLKNCGILQSRKGRGGGYYLGRPPHKITFGQAIRIMEGPLAPVPCVSEMAYARCTECGNEATCGIRLVMKDVRDEMARILDGTTLADVLKKVEEAGARQEDVLDFCI
- a CDS encoding carbohydrate kinase family protein; its protein translation is MKYDVVGLGVCTMDLLMVVDELPGGELVQRAHASALAGGGPVATALVALARLGARTAMLDLVGDDLIGRMIVEELKAEGVDTAGMVIDAGSTSSQASILVRQRDGDRAITFAPGTSGELPFEKLNLCMIREAKILHLNGRHWQACLEAAQVAREAGVLVSFDGGSHRFRPEHCELLPLVDICIVAEEYAESCTGASSLEQAAQALLQYGPKVVGITSGTRGSFLLSRDGKFFHQPAYPVEQVVDTTGAGDAYHGGFLFGLAQGLSLKESARYASAVGALNTAALGGRAALPTLSQLKDFLDLRG
- a CDS encoding DASS family sodium-coupled anion symporter; this encodes MESKHFLDKPLKIDNRPLWLIVLDRTARYQVMAAVALVIGVLIRLAPPEGLTVEGYRSLVLFGATVFFWISGLLPIAVTALLSMVMLPLLGIMDAKKTYSMFGNESVFFILGAFILAAALTGTGISARIARAMLARFGRTPARLALTVFLLSAFLSFIMSEHAVAAMLFPVVTELATALKLEKGKSSFGRLLFMSMAWGCIIGGIATFLGGARAPLAAGLLREATGLHFSFVEWSTAACMIVLPLLVLGFVILLKFFPPDLDDVEVGLKFLNGKRLEMGKISYDEILTALVMAVTVAGWMFLGEKTGLAAIAILGAAALFTFKVISWQLIEEYVNWGIILMYGGTIALASALEKTGAAVWVVKKGMGDHAHAPLAVIAVISLVAILVTECISHAAVVAILMPVGMGLCQTTGMDPKVMTLSIALPAGLAYCLPMGTPATAIAYASGYLKSRDIIVAGAVVMAISWLLFMGSVVFIWPVLGLKI
- a CDS encoding MFS transporter; translation: MTSTSVNSQATLRQVLGLPVIVAALGYFVDIYDLVLFSIVRVPSLKGIGLAGQELIDKGVFLLNMQMAGMLLGGILWGILGDRKGRLKIMFGSIFIYSLANLANATVHSIEAYALLRFLAGVGLAGELGAGITLVSEVLHRSIRGYGTMIVATVGVSGAILANFVAKQFDWRTAFVIGGVLGLMLLVLRLSVAESGMFKGMESREMSKGNFLALFTSRDRFGRFLHSILIGLPSWFVVGVLITFSPEFAKVLNVQGSISAGNAVMYCYLGLVGGDLASGVLSQLLQSRKKVVLLFLLITVVAVAVYFSASGVSAGAFYAICCLLGFGIGYWAIFVTVAAEQFGTNLRATVATSVPNFVRGMTIPITMLFQVARKSLGIETGAIVVGVLTLVIALFSLSRLHETFHKDLDYFEEFI
- a CDS encoding EamA family transporter, giving the protein MTTDQNRHLLRTSLVTAIAPCIWGSTYIVTTQMLPPNHPLTAALLRVLPIGLVMIALQRRAPTEEWWGRLLLLGLMNIGVFQALLFIAAYRLPGGVAATVIATQPLAVIVLSRPLLGSTPTRLAWIAAGTGVIGVALLVLTPAARLDAIGLAAAFAGAGCMALGTVLTKRWSATPLPIAAFTGWQLVFGGLFLLPFALFFEEPLISLTVKNVIGYAYLGIFGTGITYMIFFWGIKRLQPSAVSLLGLLSPVMATALGFLVLGQSLTPLQIVGGVLVLWSIWAGQRPAPAKH